From a single Sphingobium sp. genomic region:
- a CDS encoding lipopolysaccharide biosynthesis protein: protein MEQGLDKGASAPDDFGNRVKRAVFWRSGTQIVAQIISWGATLAVIRILEPGDYGLFAMTSVVLVFMNFLNGYGFVSALIQSESIEPRRIRQAFGMLLLINGALALIQLLVAAPLAAAYYREPIIAEMLRWQALIYLSTPFLILPEALMTRDLQFRKPAIINLATAAVGAAVSLILALNDQGVWTLVFAPIAMFWCRAILLTVSTRFLVMPSFDFRGSGNMFGFGMALLAAQAFFIIQSQSDIFIAGRHFDTHDLGLYAEALFLTQLFAVKFVPPLNEVAFPAYARLQDNRPALTRGFLKAVRLIMLVACPLYLGMAISAGPFVETLMGPKWFEAAPLVATLALAMPFVTLQILFAPALNAVGLPRLTLHLTIAGAIIMPAIYLIAVRYGAQGLATGWLVSVPLLLAFTIYKAKPHVGFTYRQLGAAIAPGLGAALVMAAVTWTADHIVMAYVWQDMPAPLHLAALTLAGGISYVALLWYGSRATAMEVVNLLIRRKPPEAETA, encoded by the coding sequence ATGGAACAGGGGCTTGATAAGGGCGCTTCCGCGCCCGACGATTTCGGAAACCGCGTAAAACGCGCGGTTTTTTGGCGATCGGGCACCCAGATTGTCGCTCAAATCATCAGTTGGGGTGCGACTCTGGCAGTGATCCGAATCCTCGAACCGGGTGATTATGGCCTGTTCGCTATGACGTCGGTCGTGCTGGTCTTCATGAATTTCCTGAACGGCTATGGGTTTGTGAGCGCATTGATCCAGTCCGAATCAATCGAACCCAGACGAATCAGACAGGCCTTCGGCATGCTGCTGCTGATCAACGGAGCGCTGGCGCTGATCCAGCTGCTGGTGGCAGCCCCTCTCGCCGCTGCATATTATCGCGAACCTATCATTGCAGAGATGTTGCGCTGGCAGGCGCTGATCTATCTTTCGACGCCCTTCCTCATTCTTCCCGAAGCGCTGATGACCCGTGACCTGCAATTCCGGAAGCCGGCGATCATCAATCTGGCGACTGCAGCAGTCGGCGCGGCAGTATCGCTGATTCTCGCTCTGAATGATCAAGGCGTGTGGACGCTGGTCTTCGCACCGATTGCGATGTTCTGGTGCCGGGCCATCCTTCTGACCGTCTCGACACGTTTTCTGGTGATGCCCAGTTTCGATTTCCGGGGTTCGGGAAATATGTTCGGGTTCGGAATGGCTTTGCTTGCGGCGCAGGCCTTCTTCATCATCCAGAGCCAGTCGGACATCTTTATAGCGGGGCGCCATTTCGACACCCATGACCTAGGCCTATATGCCGAGGCGCTGTTCCTGACCCAATTGTTCGCGGTTAAATTCGTGCCGCCACTCAACGAAGTCGCCTTCCCTGCCTATGCCCGGCTGCAAGATAATCGTCCCGCATTGACCCGCGGTTTTCTCAAGGCAGTTCGGTTGATCATGCTGGTGGCCTGCCCGCTCTATCTCGGCATGGCGATTTCAGCAGGGCCGTTTGTCGAAACGTTGATGGGCCCCAAATGGTTTGAGGCCGCGCCTTTGGTAGCGACACTGGCACTGGCGATGCCTTTTGTGACGCTGCAAATCCTGTTCGCCCCCGCGCTCAATGCTGTGGGGCTGCCGCGCCTGACGCTGCACCTGACGATTGCCGGCGCGATCATCATGCCCGCCATCTATCTGATCGCTGTTCGTTATGGTGCGCAGGGCCTTGCGACAGGCTGGCTGGTGTCGGTGCCGCTGCTTCTGGCTTTCACCATCTACAAGGCGAAGCCGCATGTGGGCTTCACATACCGGCAATTGGGTGCGGCAATCGCCCCAGGACTTGGCGCTGCTTTGGTGATGGCTGCCGTCACCTGGACGGCGGACCATATTGTCATGGCCTATGTCTGGCAGGATATGCCCGCACCGCTGCACCTGGCCGCGCTGACGCTCGCCGGCGGGATCAGCTATGTCGCGCTTCTATGGTACGGATCCCGCGCGACGGCGATGGAGGTGGTCAATCTCCTCATCCGTCGCAAGCCGCCCGAAGCCGAGACGGCCTGA
- a CDS encoding glycosyltransferase family A protein: MTAAICVVILAHNEEARIAACLNSLPLADKDIAYHVVVNGSTDGTAQIAQGFAARHDNLELHVFAEGGKARSWNRILYDELPGFHAVHVFVDGDAEVAPGSIRALAAALAADPHALAAAGLPMNGRKAAAYRDQMRREHGLFGDLYALRGDFLARLQAASLRLPDDVVGDDGLVCALAKTNLADESCWDDRRVVICEGAGFFCAPVSIWSPISWRMQYRRMISYSVRHFQNILISQIMRSTGPSGLPARLSDLYPSALPALRARSGLVHSLFDRLALRRMARSIRA; encoded by the coding sequence ATGACCGCCGCGATCTGCGTCGTCATATTGGCGCATAATGAGGAGGCGCGCATCGCCGCCTGCCTGAACAGCCTGCCGCTGGCGGACAAGGACATTGCCTACCACGTCGTCGTCAACGGCTCGACTGACGGCACCGCGCAAATCGCGCAGGGCTTTGCTGCAAGGCACGATAATCTTGAGCTGCATGTCTTTGCCGAGGGCGGAAAGGCGCGCAGCTGGAACCGCATCCTCTACGATGAACTGCCCGGCTTCCATGCCGTGCATGTTTTTGTTGATGGCGATGCAGAGGTGGCACCAGGCTCTATTCGCGCGCTGGCAGCAGCGCTGGCTGCCGATCCGCACGCCCTTGCCGCGGCAGGTCTGCCCATGAATGGCCGGAAGGCTGCTGCCTATCGCGATCAGATGCGGCGCGAACATGGCTTGTTCGGTGATCTATATGCCCTGCGCGGCGACTTTCTGGCGCGCCTTCAGGCTGCATCGTTGCGCTTGCCAGACGATGTCGTTGGCGATGATGGACTGGTTTGTGCGCTCGCCAAGACCAATCTTGCCGATGAAAGCTGTTGGGATGATCGGCGCGTGGTCATTTGTGAGGGTGCGGGTTTTTTCTGCGCACCGGTCAGTATCTGGTCTCCGATAAGCTGGCGGATGCAATATCGGCGGATGATCAGCTACAGCGTGCGCCATTTTCAGAATATCCTGATCAGTCAGATCATGCGTAGCACAGGGCCATCCGGATTGCCGGCCCGGCTTTCGGATCTTTATCCAAGCGCATTGCCGGCGTTGCGCGCGCGCAGCGGGTTGGTGCACAGCCTGTTCGACCGGCTGGCGCTTCGCCGCATGGCGCGTTCGATTCGCGCGTAA
- a CDS encoding class I SAM-dependent methyltransferase, whose product MAMNQALKNGLEKLAAAVGYDKQHVTRTVAYREIDRWLDALGTESLDALEISAGWKWRQRQWGSFTEMNWPQHDICKDVLDRQFDIVIADNVWEHLLYPYRAARNVHSMLRPGGWFVNITPFMIRYHPIPTDCSRWTELGMSHFLEEAGFDPARIVTGSWGNASAVKANFHRWARTGWQRRLPNDERFPVTVWAMAQKQ is encoded by the coding sequence ATGGCGATGAATCAGGCACTGAAAAACGGGTTGGAAAAGCTGGCCGCTGCGGTCGGCTATGACAAGCAGCACGTCACTCGCACTGTCGCCTATCGCGAAATCGATCGCTGGCTTGATGCGCTGGGTACCGAAAGTCTTGATGCACTTGAGATCAGTGCTGGCTGGAAATGGCGTCAGCGGCAATGGGGCAGCTTTACCGAAATGAACTGGCCGCAGCACGACATCTGCAAGGATGTGCTCGACCGTCAGTTCGACATCGTCATCGCCGACAATGTCTGGGAACATCTGCTTTATCCCTACCGCGCCGCGCGCAATGTGCACTCGATGCTGCGGCCGGGCGGCTGGTTTGTGAACATCACGCCTTTCATGATCCGATATCACCCGATCCCGACAGACTGCAGCCGCTGGACCGAATTGGGGATGAGCCATTTTCTTGAAGAAGCCGGCTTTGATCCGGCGCGAATCGTGACCGGTAGCTGGGGCAATGCCTCGGCCGTGAAGGCGAATTTCCATCGCTGGGCACGAACCGGTTGGCAACGCCGCCTGCCCAATGACGAACGCTTCCCTGTCACCGTCTGGGCGATGGCGCAGAAACAGTGA
- a CDS encoding 2-oxoglutarate and iron-dependent oxygenase domain-containing protein — protein MSMTNMPDISLAGGDANAIAQALGDSFKTYGFAKVVDHGLDPQLARDAWRLSRELFDLPESEKRRGYDSAIAGQRGYTPFKTEIAKGADHHDLKEFWHVGRTMPVDHPLAGQMLTNIWPESVPEFRAVFEQLYADFDRIGARILSYIAIYLGLPEDWFADKINVGNSILRLLHYPPIEGDTEGCIRAGAHEDINLITLLLGAEEAGLQILRPDGSWMDVSPPEGGLAINVGDMLQRLCNHMLPSTTHRVVNPSGERAKYSRYSMPFFLHLNSDYPIATLPQCVSADNPNRYPEPILADDYLRERLIEIGLLKA, from the coding sequence ATGTCCATGACAAACATGCCCGATATTTCACTCGCCGGGGGCGATGCAAATGCGATTGCGCAAGCGCTCGGCGATAGTTTCAAAACCTACGGATTTGCAAAGGTCGTCGATCATGGCCTTGATCCGCAGTTGGCCCGCGATGCTTGGCGGCTGTCGAGAGAGTTATTCGACCTGCCCGAATCGGAAAAGCGGCGTGGCTATGATTCGGCAATTGCCGGGCAGCGCGGATATACCCCATTCAAGACCGAGATCGCCAAGGGTGCAGATCATCATGATCTGAAGGAATTCTGGCATGTCGGTCGCACGATGCCGGTCGATCATCCGCTTGCAGGCCAGATGTTGACAAATATCTGGCCGGAAAGCGTGCCCGAATTCCGCGCCGTGTTCGAACAACTTTATGCCGATTTCGATCGGATTGGCGCGCGCATCCTGTCCTATATTGCCATCTATCTTGGTCTTCCCGAAGACTGGTTTGCCGACAAGATCAATGTTGGCAATTCGATCCTGCGATTGCTCCACTATCCGCCGATCGAAGGCGATACTGAAGGTTGCATCCGCGCCGGCGCGCATGAGGATATCAATCTCATCACGCTATTACTCGGAGCCGAGGAGGCCGGGCTTCAGATTCTGCGCCCTGATGGCAGCTGGATGGATGTCTCGCCCCCGGAAGGTGGCCTTGCAATCAATGTCGGCGACATGCTGCAGCGGCTGTGCAACCATATGCTGCCCTCAACCACCCATCGGGTGGTCAACCCCAGTGGCGAGCGAGCGAAATATAGTCGTTATTCGATGCCCTTCTTCCTACATCTGAATAGTGACTATCCCATCGCGACGCTGCCCCAATGCGTGAGTGCCGATAATCCCAACCGCTATCCGGAACCCATCCTTGCCGACGATTATCTTCGGGAACGGTTGATCGAGATCGGATTGCTCAAGGCTTGA
- a CDS encoding EVE domain-containing protein translates to MTQQFWLMKSEPDVYSWDDLLAEKEGMWDGVRNHGAALNLKAMKKGDLAFFYHSNVGVEVVGIIEISEEAFIDPTDEKGRFVAVRVKPVRKLGTAVPLKAIKANPKLEQMDLVRLSRLSVGKVRPEEWAEVLKMAGESS, encoded by the coding sequence ATGACCCAACAATTCTGGCTGATGAAATCCGAACCCGATGTTTACAGCTGGGACGATCTTCTCGCCGAAAAGGAAGGCATGTGGGACGGTGTGCGCAACCATGGCGCCGCTCTGAACCTGAAGGCCATGAAAAAGGGCGACCTCGCCTTTTTCTACCACAGCAATGTCGGCGTCGAGGTGGTGGGCATCATAGAAATCAGCGAAGAGGCATTTATTGACCCGACTGACGAGAAAGGCCGGTTCGTTGCCGTGCGGGTAAAGCCGGTCAGGAAACTGGGGACGGCTGTGCCGCTAAAGGCGATCAAGGCCAATCCGAAGCTGGAGCAGATGGACCTTGTCCGCCTTTCCCGTCTTTCGGTGGGCAAGGTGCGCCCCGAAGAATGGGCAGAGGTATTGAAGATGGCGGGCGAATCGAGTTGA
- a CDS encoding glutathione S-transferase family protein, whose product MSYVLITANRNYSSWSLRPWLLMRALGIAFEDRFVPFTKPNNYEEFRDFSPTGQVPVLLHEGRTIHDSMGIALYLADRCDGVWPKDPDARAWAQCAASEMHSGFSALRNDCTMNVGVRVKPKPMSDRLKADVARIRELWEEGLGHFGGPWLAGADFSAVDAFFAPVAYRVRTYGLDIGPVGQAWVDHIIAHPAMQLWEAEALMESWREVGHEEELSACGEVIADYRAS is encoded by the coding sequence ATGAGCTATGTATTGATCACGGCTAACCGCAATTATTCCAGCTGGAGCCTGCGTCCCTGGCTGCTGATGCGGGCGCTGGGTATTGCGTTTGAGGACAGGTTCGTGCCCTTTACCAAGCCAAACAACTATGAGGAGTTCAGAGACTTCTCGCCGACCGGGCAGGTGCCGGTTCTGCTGCACGAAGGCCGCACCATCCATGACAGTATGGGCATCGCGCTATACCTTGCTGACCGGTGTGATGGCGTCTGGCCGAAAGACCCCGACGCGCGCGCATGGGCGCAATGTGCGGCGAGCGAAATGCACAGCGGCTTTTCCGCGTTGCGCAATGATTGCACGATGAATGTCGGCGTGCGGGTAAAACCCAAGCCGATGTCCGATCGGTTGAAAGCGGACGTCGCGCGCATCCGCGAATTGTGGGAGGAAGGCCTCGGTCATTTTGGCGGGCCTTGGCTTGCCGGGGCAGATTTCAGCGCCGTTGACGCATTCTTCGCCCCTGTTGCCTATCGTGTGCGCACCTATGGCCTCGATATCGGCCCGGTCGGGCAGGCATGGGTCGACCATATCATCGCGCACCCCGCGATGCAGCTTTGGGAAGCCGAGGCCCTCATGGAAAGCTGGCGCGAGGTCGGCCATGAGGAAGAATTGAGCGCTTGTGGAGAGGTGATCGCCGACTATCGCGCCAGCTGA
- a CDS encoding serine hydrolase domain-containing protein, protein MKRIWVAAVAVILVGWLALQWSDDAEPREIASASIAPPWAHVIADLPDTPEEWEGRIDYRALDQQFADIAARPEMAGLAVAIVEDGKLRFVRTYGVADRSTGAPVTTDTVFRWASVSKTVAGMLAAKLATSGKVDLDRPVASWGGSLRLPDGAEARISFAQLLSQQTGLTKNAYDERLESGEQPDVLRTSLANAPLQCQPGTCHTYQNIAFDAASEILTASAGMPYAEVASRAFFRPLGMASAGFGMAPLVEAKDWARPHSGSSVRPLKENYWRVPAAAGVDSNIVDFARWLQAVMGEQPDVLPAKVLRIARAPRVTTGRLYGGDLRQANKDGAYGLGWRSFAYGDYRLEGHSGSVDGYRATLIFEPETRTGVVAMWNSNWGWPFRIPFAVIDAYHQRADSNWLDTGRLPRARIGARRAGDASAEGIKGVGKA, encoded by the coding sequence ATGAAACGGATTTGGGTTGCCGCCGTTGCCGTCATTCTTGTCGGCTGGCTCGCGCTGCAATGGTCGGATGATGCCGAACCGCGCGAGATCGCCTCTGCCTCAATTGCGCCGCCATGGGCGCATGTGATCGCCGATCTGCCCGATACGCCAGAGGAGTGGGAGGGGCGAATCGACTATCGCGCGCTCGACCAGCAATTCGCTGACATCGCGGCGCGGCCCGAAATGGCAGGTCTTGCCGTCGCGATTGTCGAGGACGGCAAGTTGCGTTTCGTGCGAACCTATGGCGTGGCCGATCGATCGACCGGTGCGCCGGTAACGACCGACACGGTCTTTCGTTGGGCGTCGGTGTCGAAAACCGTTGCCGGGATGCTCGCGGCGAAACTTGCAACAAGCGGAAAGGTCGATCTCGACCGGCCGGTTGCAAGCTGGGGCGGATCGCTGCGGCTTCCCGATGGTGCGGAGGCGCGAATCAGCTTTGCTCAGTTGCTTTCCCAGCAAACGGGCTTGACCAAAAATGCCTATGACGAGCGGCTGGAAAGCGGTGAACAGCCGGATGTGTTGCGCACCAGCCTGGCGAACGCGCCGCTGCAATGCCAACCAGGCACGTGCCATACCTATCAGAACATCGCTTTTGACGCGGCGTCAGAGATTCTGACCGCATCTGCCGGAATGCCCTATGCAGAAGTGGCAAGTCGCGCCTTTTTTCGCCCGCTGGGTATGGCGAGTGCGGGTTTCGGCATGGCCCCGTTGGTGGAGGCCAAGGATTGGGCACGGCCGCATAGTGGCAGTAGTGTCCGTCCGCTGAAAGAAAACTATTGGCGGGTTCCCGCTGCAGCGGGGGTGGATAGCAATATTGTCGATTTTGCAAGGTGGCTGCAGGCAGTGATGGGCGAACAGCCGGACGTGCTGCCGGCGAAGGTATTGCGCATCGCCCGCGCGCCGCGGGTAACCACTGGCCGGCTTTATGGGGGCGATCTGCGTCAGGCGAACAAGGATGGTGCCTATGGTCTGGGCTGGCGCAGCTTTGCCTACGGCGATTACCGGCTTGAAGGGCATTCGGGTTCGGTCGACGGCTATCGGGCGACACTGATTTTCGAACCTGAAACCCGCACGGGCGTGGTGGCGATGTGGAACAGCAATTGGGGTTGGCCTTTCCGTATCCCCTTTGCGGTGATCGATGCCTATCATCAGCGCGCCGATTCAAACTGGCTTGATACGGGGCGTTTGCCAAGGGCGCGTATCGGTGCGCGGCGCGCAGGCGATGCATCAGCCGAAGGCATCAAGGGAGTGGGCAAAGCATGA
- a CDS encoding CoA transferase subunit B, whose translation MTSHDGIATGWNRDQIAARAAQELQDGFYVNLGIGIPTLVANHIPAGMDVTLQSENGMLGIGPFPYDDEVDPDLINAGKQTISELPQSAYFDSAQSFAMIRGGHIDLTVLGAMEVAENGDIANWMVPGKMIKGMGGAMDLVAGVKKIIVVMEHCAKDGSPKFIPQCTLPLTGRNVVDMVITDLCVFHRIDHASPFRLIELAPGVTADDVSARTTAHYEVAL comes from the coding sequence ATGACCAGCCATGACGGTATCGCAACAGGATGGAACCGCGACCAGATCGCCGCCCGCGCCGCGCAGGAGTTACAGGACGGTTTCTACGTCAATCTCGGCATTGGTATTCCGACGCTGGTCGCCAACCACATCCCTGCCGGAATGGACGTTACCCTGCAGTCTGAAAACGGAATGCTGGGCATCGGGCCCTTCCCTTATGATGATGAAGTCGATCCCGACCTGATCAATGCCGGCAAGCAGACGATCAGCGAATTGCCGCAATCGGCCTATTTTGATAGCGCCCAATCCTTCGCGATGATCCGTGGCGGTCATATCGACCTCACCGTTTTGGGCGCGATGGAGGTTGCCGAAAATGGCGATATCGCCAACTGGATGGTACCGGGGAAAATGATCAAGGGGATGGGCGGCGCGATGGATCTGGTCGCAGGCGTCAAGAAAATCATCGTCGTGATGGAACATTGCGCAAAGGACGGGAGCCCGAAATTCATCCCGCAATGCACATTGCCACTTACCGGCCGCAACGTTGTGGATATGGTGATCACCGATCTGTGCGTGTTCCACCGTATTGATCACGCATCGCCCTTCCGCTTGATCGAACTGGCCCCTGGCGTGACCGCAGACGATGTTTCGGCGCGCACCACCGCCCATTATGAGGTTGCCCTTTGA
- a CDS encoding CoA transferase subunit A: protein MKKLYPDAKSALDGLLKNDLLIACGGFGLCGIPERLLDAVRDSGVTGLTFASNNAGIDNEGIGKLLRTRQVKKMISSYVGENKEFERQYLNGELEVEFCPQGTLAERMRAGGAGIPGFYTKTGVGTKVAEGKEVKVFDGPNGPEEYILERGIFADLALVKAWKADESGNVVFRKTARNFNVPAATCGRVCIVEVEEIVPVGSLDPDAIHLPGVYVQRVIVGAPYDKQIEFRTTRERELA from the coding sequence ATGAAAAAGCTTTACCCCGATGCAAAGTCCGCGCTGGACGGCCTGCTCAAAAACGATCTTCTCATCGCTTGTGGCGGCTTTGGCCTGTGCGGTATACCTGAACGCTTGCTTGATGCGGTACGCGACAGCGGCGTCACCGGCCTTACTTTCGCTTCGAACAATGCGGGTATCGATAATGAAGGCATCGGCAAATTGTTGCGTACGCGGCAGGTGAAAAAGATGATTTCCTCCTATGTCGGGGAGAATAAGGAATTCGAACGGCAATATCTCAACGGTGAGTTGGAGGTCGAATTCTGCCCGCAAGGGACGCTTGCAGAGCGGATGCGCGCCGGTGGTGCAGGCATCCCCGGCTTTTACACCAAAACCGGCGTTGGCACCAAAGTTGCCGAAGGCAAGGAAGTGAAGGTTTTCGATGGCCCCAATGGGCCGGAAGAATATATCCTCGAACGCGGTATCTTCGCCGACCTTGCACTGGTGAAAGCTTGGAAGGCCGATGAAAGCGGCAACGTCGTTTTCCGCAAGACGGCGCGCAATTTCAATGTGCCGGCGGCGACTTGCGGCCGGGTCTGCATCGTAGAGGTTGAAGAAATTGTGCCGGTTGGCAGCCTTGATCCCGATGCGATCCATCTGCCCGGCGTCTATGTGCAGCGCGTGATTGTCGGCGCGCCTTATGACAAGCAGATTGAATTCCGCACCACAAGGGAGCGGGAGCTGGCCTGA